From the Deinococcus sonorensis KR-87 genome, the window ACGTCGCGCACCAGCCGGGCCGAGCCGTGCAGGCTCACCAGCGCCGACAGGTAGCCGTAGCCGTCCTGCCCCGGCTGCGCCGAGAGCCGCTCGGCCACCTCACGCTGCACCAGCACGGTGGCCGAGACGATGCCCGGCGCGCGCATGAAACGGGTCAGCAGCGCGGTGCTGATGTAGTACGGCAGGTTGGCCACCACCCGGGTGCCGGGCGGGAGCGCGCTGTAGTCGTAATTCAGGGCGTCGCCCCACACCACCGTCACGTCCAGCCCGGCCAGCGTTTCCTCCAGCACCGGGCGCAGCCGCTCGTCTTTTTCCAAAGCCGTGACGTGCGCGCCGCGCTGGGCCATCTCGCGGGTCAGCACGCCCAGGCCCGGCCCCACCTCCAGCACGTTCACGCCGGCCTCCGCGCCGCCGGCCTCGGCGATCAGACGCAGAATGTTGCCGTCGATCAGAAAGTTCTGCCCCAGGCTCTTGGTGGGGCGCAGCTGATGGCGGTCCAGCAGTTCGCGGACCGTGCGGGGGGAGTACAGGGGAGCGTCCATAGGAGGAGGGCCGGCGCAGGCCAGCCGCCTCCTACCCTAGCGTCTCGGGGCCACGGCACCAAATGGCCCGCGTCTGCCTGAATGGTGCCGCAGGGACGGTGCCGCGCCCGCACGACTTTATACTCGCGGCATGACCGCCTCTCCGCCTTCCCCAGACGCCGCCCTGAACCTCGACTGGGGGCAGTACCTGCGGCAGCGTGAGTACCGGCGCGCCCTGGCCGCCGCCCGGCTGGGCCACGCGCCCGCCCCGGTGCAGACGGCGCTGGACGAGCTCTACACCCTGCAGGAGGCACTGCGCGCCCGGCGGCTGGCCGCAGCCCACCGCGCGCTGAGCGGCTACCGGACCGCCGTGGAGGGGCTGGAGCCCGCCGACCGCACCCCCTTTGCCGCCACCGTGCCGCTGGCGCCGCTGGAGGCCGGCTGGCAGGCGCTGGACGCCACCGACCGCCAGCAGATCAGCGACCCGGCAGTTCTGGAAACCCAGCTGCAGCCGGCCCTGGAGGAGGCGTTCACCCGGGCCGAGGCCATGAACGCCCTGGGGGTGCTGCACGCGCTGCTGGACCACAACGAGCAGGCCGAGGCGTGGTTCATGCAGGCGCTGGCACACGACCCCGGCCACTACCGGGCGCTGACCAACCGGGGCAACCTGGCGCTGGAACAGGGCAACGCGGTGGAAGCGGAGCGGCTGTACCGCGAGGCCATCCTGCTGAACGCCGAGTATGCCGGGGCGCACCACAACCTGGGCGTCGCGCTGCGCCGCCAGAACCGCATGCACGAGTCGGTGCGCGCCATCCGGGCCGGGCAGCGGCTGAGCATGCGCCACCATCGCCAGCGCGACGACGACGAACTGCGCTCCAACCCCGGCACCCAGCGCACGGTGCAGCTGGTGCGGCTGGCCCTGGTGGTGCTGGCGGTGCTGGTGCTGCTGTGGGTGGTGCGGGGCGGGCTGTAGCGGTGGACCGCCTGCCGGAGCTGCCGGACACGCTGCGCCGGGTGGTGCCGGCCGCCCGCTGGGAGCCGGTCACCGACGGGATGTCGGGGGCGGGGGTGTGGCGCTCACAGCGCTACGTGCTGAAGGTGATGCCCCGGCGGGCGCTGCAGCGGCCACTTCAGGAGGAGCAGGCCCGGCTGCGCTGGCTGGCCGGGCGGGTGCCGGTGCCGCAGGTGGTGGGATACGAGCTGACCCCCGACCGCGAATTCCTGGCCATGACCCGGCTGCCGGGCGTGCCGATGCACCACCCCGACGCGCTGCTGCACCCGGAGCGGGTGGCGACCCTGCTGGCCCGCGCCCTGCGGGAACTGCACGCCCTGCCGGTGCGCGACTGTCCCTTCACCATGACGCTGGCCGTCATGCTGCGGCTGGCCCGGGAGCGGGTGGAGGCGGGGCTGGTGGACGTGACCGACTTCGACCCGGAGCGGCAGGGGAGAGGGGCGGCCTGGGTGCTGGAGGAACTGCGCCGCACCCGCCCCCCGCACGAGGACCTCGTGGTCACGCACGGTGACGCGTGTCTGCCCAACGTGCTGATGGCCGGCGAGTATGTGGAAGGCTTCGTGGACGTGGGCCGCGCCGGACTGGCCGACCGCCACGCCGATCTGGCGCTGGCCGAGCGCAGCCTGCGCCACAACATCGGCCCGGAGGCGGCCGCGCTGTTTCTGGACACCTACGGCCGCTCCTTCGTCGACCCGGCGCGGCTGACGTATTACCGCCTGCTGGACGAGCTGTTCTGAAAGGTGGACTCTTCCTTCAGGTCGGCTCCGGTTCCGCTAACGTCCGGCTCAACTGGCCTGAAGTGGGCTGGAGGTGCAGGCTCACCTGAGCGGGAAAGGGTGAGACATGCCAAGCCGCCTGCCCGTCCCACTCCGCCTGACCCTCGCCACCCTCGCCCTGATGACGGCCCCGGCGCTGTCTGCCGCTCCCGCGCCCCGCTCGCTGCCGGCCGCCAAGGTGCAGGTGGGCGCGCCACTGGAGCTGGTGCACGCCTTCTACGGCCACATGCCGGTGGGCGTGGCGGTCAACAGCCAGGGCCGCATCTTCATCTCGTATCCGCGCTGGGAGGACCCGGTGCCGTTCAGCATCGCGGAGCTGAAGGACGGGCG encodes:
- the rsmA gene encoding 16S rRNA (adenine(1518)-N(6)/adenine(1519)-N(6))-dimethyltransferase RsmA: MDAPLYSPRTVRELLDRHQLRPTKSLGQNFLIDGNILRLIAEAGGAEAGVNVLEVGPGLGVLTREMAQRGAHVTALEKDERLRPVLEETLAGLDVTVVWGDALNYDYSALPPGTRVVANLPYYISTALLTRFMRAPGIVSATVLVQREVAERLSAQPGQDGYGYLSALVSLHGSARLVRDVPKGAFIPAPDVTSSVVRLDFSGAVPEPGLVQLLEQALHHRRKTLRNNLRMAGLDPERLDPALQAAGLNGQERAEDVPLAQMTALYMALSAGRVSMEPKR
- a CDS encoding tetratricopeptide repeat protein, which gives rise to MTASPPSPDAALNLDWGQYLRQREYRRALAAARLGHAPAPVQTALDELYTLQEALRARRLAAAHRALSGYRTAVEGLEPADRTPFAATVPLAPLEAGWQALDATDRQQISDPAVLETQLQPALEEAFTRAEAMNALGVLHALLDHNEQAEAWFMQALAHDPGHYRALTNRGNLALEQGNAVEAERLYREAILLNAEYAGAHHNLGVALRRQNRMHESVRAIRAGQRLSMRHHRQRDDDELRSNPGTQRTVQLVRLALVVLAVLVLLWVVRGGL
- a CDS encoding APH(3') family aminoglycoside O-phosphotransferase produces the protein MDRLPELPDTLRRVVPAARWEPVTDGMSGAGVWRSQRYVLKVMPRRALQRPLQEEQARLRWLAGRVPVPQVVGYELTPDREFLAMTRLPGVPMHHPDALLHPERVATLLARALRELHALPVRDCPFTMTLAVMLRLARERVEAGLVDVTDFDPERQGRGAAWVLEELRRTRPPHEDLVVTHGDACLPNVLMAGEYVEGFVDVGRAGLADRHADLALAERSLRHNIGPEAAALFLDTYGRSFVDPARLTYYRLLDELF